The Triticum dicoccoides isolate Atlit2015 ecotype Zavitan chromosome 6A, WEW_v2.0, whole genome shotgun sequence genome has a window encoding:
- the LOC119314740 gene encoding uncharacterized protein LOC119314740, with product MSPPASLPPPAPAGTPLADLLESGTFAPPAPAPPPPTPAAILSAWSHLRSAAPSPAAALAALETLHLHRRSLRLSSAHLELLLPLLPLHPRLVSPLLATCPRLLPNYSLPFASLPLAPRLLLLGALATAKTSKNSTSNGSSGSPSTGNLGSDHGGDDPVVAVSRILENMEQASETSDGIDHLALAGICHALACADELHFGRILVSLVRICGRIGDVGVAVRVLKLVDWLVSGFVESRRMRKVQVLFEVISPEKCESEGYVLFPAVMAACGGLRALRVASVRHRLDFAPRLKEAPERTIRFAARRAAVEGRPDDDQRRVLLQCVALGLTQCGPVASNDSVLRCVLMALLEELLPLPRLLRISVKSPDGNSAELAKNQVMQHQDSVLFKEAGPVTGVLCNQYSFADEKTKDYVETRVCEYAQELYHHLRAAVLLHQAKRNGLLAEIDKIAEAAFFMIVSFAAEVAKHRLDANSSGGFQPEVAVRILVEFSCVEHLRRLRLPEYTEAIRRAVVVNQDNAAASALFVESMPSCAELTTKPDLLTLDGTRYICYTDEVQTSRILFYLRVMPTCINLIPTHLIRDKLSPVIFLYIQHSNEKITRAVHSVMVSFLSSGNDTDQDDRVALKEQLAFDYIRRSLEAYPGVTPFDGLASGVAALVRHLPAKSPAILFCIHSLVVKAKDLCSTAMIQDRSLWRSWEESTEPCKKILDLLLRLIFLADIQSFSYLLKELAEFVTSLPKEGQDVLLDDMHAHVAESDDVVRKPVLVSWLQSLSYISSQADVRESRNNAKNARSAGGVELSLNRTIARL from the exons atgtcgccgccggccAGTCTCCCGCCGCCGGCCCCCGCCGGCACGCCCCTCGCCGACCTCCTCGAGTCCGGCACCTTCGCGCCTCCCGCCCCGGCGCCCCCGCCTCCCACCCCCGCCGCCATCCTCTCCGCGTGGTCGCACCTCCGCAGCGCCGCTCCCTCCCCtgcggccgccctcgccgccctcgAGACCCTCCACCTGCACCGCCGCTCGCTCCGCCTCAGCTCCGCGCACCTCGagctgctcctgccgcttctcccGCTCCACCCCCGCCTCGTCTCCCCGCTGCTCGCCACCTGCCCGCGTCTCCTCCCCAACTATTCGCTCCCCTTCGCCTCCCTCCCCCTCGCCCCTCGGCTCCTCCTCCTGGGCGCGCTCGCCACCGCCAAGACCTCCAAGAATTCCACCAGCAATGGCAGCTCAGGGAGCCCCAGCACGGGGAATCTCGGGAGTGACCACGGCGGCGACGACCCCGTTGTGGCTGTGAGTCGCATTCTAGAGAATATGGAGCAGGCCAGTGAGACCAGCGATGGTATTGACCACCTTGCGCTTGCTGGGATTTGCCATGCCCTGGCATGTGCAGATGAGCTGCACTTTGGGAGGATCCTTGTGTCCCTGGTTAGGATTTGCGGCAGGATCGGGGATGTAGGTGTTGCTGTCAGGGTGCTTAAGCTGGTGGATTGGCTGGTGTCGGGGTTCGTCGAGTCGAGGAGGATGCGCAAGGTTCAGGTTCTGTTCGAGGTAATTTCGCCGGAGAAGTGTGAGAGTGAGGGTTATGTGCTGTTTCCGGCGGTGATGGCGGCTTGCGGTGGACTACGGGCATTGAGGGTTGCTTCGGTGAGACATCGGTTGGACTTTGCTCCAAGGTTGAAGGAGGCTCCTGAACGGACCATTCGTTTTGCAGCTCGGAGGGCAGCTGTAGAAGGGAGGCCTGACGATGATCAGCGCCGTGTCCTTCTTCAGTGTGTTGCATTAGGTTTGACACAGTGTGGGCCGGTAGCATCTAATGATTCAGTGTTACGGTGTGTTCTTATGGCACTGCTGGAGGAGCTCCTTCCTCTTCCGCGCCTGCTTAGGATCTCAGTTAAGAGTCCAGATGGAAATTCAGCTGAGCTTGCAAAGAATCAGGTCATGCAGCACCAGgatagtgtccttttcaaagaagcaGGGCCAGTGACTGGGGTTCTGTGCAATCAGTATTCATTTGCTGATGAGAAGACTAAAGATTATGTGGAAACTCGTGTATGTGAATATGCGCAAGAGTTGTATCATCATCTTCGTGCAGCAGTGTTGCTGCACCAGGCGAAACGGAATGGTTTGCTTGCTGAGATTGATAAGATCGCTGAGGCGGCATTTTTTATGATTGTAAGCTTTGCGGCAGAGGTTGCGAAACACAGGTTGGATGCAAACTCCTCAGGGGGGTTCCAGCCAGAGGTTGCTGTTAGGATCTTGGTGGAATTCTCTTGTGTGGAACATCTGAGACGTTTGCGTCTTCCTGAGTACACTGAAGCAATCCGGCGTGCTGTTGTTGTCAATCAGGATAATGCGGCAGCCAGTGCTTTATTCGTTGAGTCAATGCCTTCATGTGCTGAATTGACAACCAAACCAG ATTTACTAACCTTGGATGGAACAAGATATATCTGTTACACGGATGAGGTCCAGACGTCACGCATATTGTTTTATCTGCGGGTTATGCCTACTTGTATTAACCTCATTCCAACTCATCTAATTCGGGATAAATTATCTCCGGTCATATTTTT ATACATACAACACTCGAATGAAAAAATAACACGTGCAGTACACTCGGTGATGGTATCATTCCTGTCATCTGGCAATGATACTGATCAGGATGATCGAGTGGCTTTGAAAGAGCAACTTGCCTTTGATTATATTAGGAGATCTTTGGAG GCTTATCCTGGGGTAACTCCATTTGATGGATTAGCGTCAGGAGTTGCTGCACTTGTTCGGCACCTTCCTGCAAAGAGCCCTGCCATTCTTTTTTGTATCCATAGCCTTGTTGTGAAAGCTAAAGATCTTTGCAGTACTGCAATGATACAGGACAGATCATTATGGAGGTCATGGGAAGAAAGCACAGAGCCCTGTAAGAAAATATTGGACTTGTTGCTGCGGCTCATCTTCCTTGCCGATATTCAG TCATTCTCTTATCTGCTCAAGGAGCTGGCGGAATTTGTCACCTCGTTGCCAAAGGAAGGCCAGGATGTGCTCCTCGATGACATGCACGCCCATGTTGCGGAATCCGATGATGTTGTACGGAAGCCTGTGCTCGTATCGTGGTTGCAGTCCCTATCCTACATAAGCTCACAAGCTGATGTTCGTGAATCTCGCAATAACGCGAAAAATGCTCGTTCTGCGGGTGGGGTTGAGCTGAGCCTGAACAGAACTATTGCACGCTTGTAA
- the LOC119314743 gene encoding NADP-dependent D-sorbitol-6-phosphate dehydrogenase-like, which produces MAATATKLSSGHEMPAVGLGVWRMDSAAVRGLIHSALRAGYRHFDCAADYKNEAEVGDALAEAFETGLVKREDLFITTKLWNSDHGHVVEACKDSLKKLQLDYLDLYLIHFPVATKHTGVGTTGSALGDDGVLDIDTTITLETTWHAMEDLVSMGLVRSIGISNYDIFLTRDCLAYAKIKPAVNQIETHPYFQRDSLVKFCQKHGISVTAHTPLGGSTANTEWFGSVSCLDDPVIKSLAEKYGKTPAQLVLRWGLQRNTVVIPKTSKVERLEENFAVFDFDISVEDMEKIKALDRNYRTNQPAKFWGINLYA; this is translated from the exons atggcggcgacggcgacaaAGCTGAGCAGCGGCCACGAGATGCCGGCCGTGGGGCTCGGCGTCTGGCGGATGGACTCCGCCGCCGTCCGCGGCCTCATCCACTCCGCCCTCCGCGCCGGCTACCGCCACTTCGACTGCGCCG CTGACTACAAAAACGAGGCTGAAGTTGGCGATGCGCTCGCGGAGGCGTTCGAAACTGGGCTTGTCAAGAGAGAGGATCTTTTCATCACAACCAAG TTGTGGAACTCAGATCACGGTCATGTGGTCGAAGCCTGCAAGGATAGCCTGAAGAAGCTGCAATTGGATTATCTAGATCTCTACCTTATTCACTTCCCTGTAGCTACTAAGCATACTG GAGTTGGCACAACTGGCAGTGctcttggtgatgatggtgtgcttgatATCGATACCACTATCACATTGGAGACAACGTGGCATGCAATGGAAGATCTTGTTTCCATGGGACTTGTTCGTAGCATCGGAATTAG CAACTACGACATATTCCTCACCAGAGACTGCTTGGCCTACGCTAAGATAAAGCCCGCGGTGAACCAAATCGAGACACACCCTTACTTCCAGCGCGACTCTCTTGTGAAGTTCTGCCAGAAGCATGGAATCTCTGTCACCGCACACACACCCCTGGGCGGCTCCACTGCCAATACCGAATGGTTCGGCTCGGTCTCATGCCTCGACGATCCTGTCATCAAG TCCCTGGCTGAGAAATACGGCAAGACGCCGGCCCAGCTGGTCCTCCGGTGGGGCCTCCAGAGGAACACGGTGGTCATCCCCAAGACCTCCAAGGTAGAGAGGCTGGAGGAGAACTTTGCGGTCTTCGACTTCGACATCTCCGTCGAGGacatggagaagatcaaggccctcGACCGCAACTACCGCACCAACCAGCCGGCCAAGTTTTGGGGCATCAATCTCTACGCTTGA